From the genome of Apostichopus japonicus isolate 1M-3 chromosome 17, ASM3797524v1, whole genome shotgun sequence:
agcaaattgttttgcattttctaatgatcaaaatgtaagtttgaacaagtAAGAACTAGACAGAAGAAGACAttataccatgtgatctgctcatctcctatggacaaacaaagacacattcaaattttgcaaaccagtgtcatgcaaaaaaagaattaaaacaggtttttttgacagtacagtacattatctcttaatgttatggtttaaattatatagattatatctgttactaataataaaggagtcagatacttgttcattttggtaaagctagacaggctgaccataagaccttgcaaacctaaccttattgcacctttgttacacttatttttttAACTagtataatatctctatcattcaaataaagggccacggtaagaaaactatgaagcctgtatttaacacttaggctagtgccccagaaggagaatttgaaacaaatttccattCCTACCgccttataacaaaacaaatcagatgaccatgccactaattattttatgttcaggtccaacactgtgccctttgacttggattctatccctcaagagctactgatcttgcattatgcaacttctcttaacacttcaactatgccacagaagtacaagtagagtagtgtagtatgcttaggcttacctccatcgaaagtctctgcctgctgcagcttgtcctgcacccgtttgcaacgccGAGTAATGCATTGTatcttttcccacatataatacattgtacaggcaatacaccagagcttctgcttggtttcctcgatcttttccgtcaattcttcgtttcaaatcatatggggtctcctctggttctgtccgttttcttgcagcaatgtgcttgctatcaatgaaccgcctgtacacttatcgtggaaccccatcatactatgctgttgaacacacgcttgatcgtagttGGCCATGGAGTAATTAGTAGTAAGGCGATATaactgtctccgccgctgagattaagccaatctttagcgcaggaagtaactttagtccatcgtttaCCCCTCAGTGCCTTCACTGCTTCAAATGTTACAGAatcaatgtgcactgagcactgtagattttcgtgtgtcggagactgactagcgcccgtgggagccgccatgtttgttgttttctacaaagattgcacacagaactcatggctcattggacaattcatatcacatgatacagatatctcactggcgcacagcttttgaacgtaaaacggcaggcttcttaacatacgcaataaaacatatagttcgatctttcgagcgaCATTGcaaaaaactgcaggaaagcacatggagaacttttggatcattaatcttcATTAATTTATGTACTTTATGCTGTAGAGAtattttagacccgcagttgctggaacgaaacaagcgaatttcgcccttcagctgatggcctatcaTGATCAAAGTGAATGTTTTCTAAGCTTTCAATATTCTATGTATTAAGAATTGCATTAAAATGCAACCTATCCTACATATTGCTGACTAGAATTTAATTAACGTACCTTAAAATGGTACCTTTTTCAGAGAAGTAATCCAAGTGGCGTCTGCCACACATATGTACGTGAAAAACATAGTTTCCTTGGCCCATCTGTTGCTCTGTATAAACGTTACTAGGGTTGAAAATCCTTCACAACTTCCGACTGGCATCAAGCACCAGCCTTTGATGTGCcaaatttgttgtttctttgcTCAATCTATCTAACTTACTGCATACTAAGTCTAATTTAGGCCTATTggctaacttaggcctaggctaacttaGGCGTAggctaacttaggcctaggctacaacGTGACGTTCTTTCTTTTGCGAGGAGCTTTCTTTCTTCCTCGTCGTTATCAACATTAGACACATTCTCATCTTCCCTAACAATAAATGGGAAAATCGCAGACACAAGAAGCAGATCTCAATGAACTGATCGATTTAAGCTTAGCATGAAAGACAATAACGTAAATGGCTACAAACTCGTAAACACCGGGAAAACTCCCGAAGGTAATATtaagtggagtgttagctccgtggttaacaccggtgcctttcaatcataaggtccccggttcgagtcactcccagattaatgtatgtcgtccagttacagagttgttgacaattaacaattcataatcatggacgttaaatatgaatgtgagagactgacttcggtcagcttgcggctttgataagccaattaggcttcttcgcgagttcctgcttgcaggaggatctaatatacatacatacatacaagtaaCGATTATACGacgaataaaacaaacaaaacatggaCTGATTGCATTCTAGATTGCTTTATTCAGTTTTATCGCATGTATTTCcgatttaaaataaaactgtcaccaggcgcgtatccaggggggcgttggggtcgcgcaccccccccccgggtaggaaaaaaggagagaaaaaagagaagacaaTAGGGGAAAAGAGGGGAGAAAAGAGGAGTGAAAAGAGgaagaaggaagggaaaagaaaaagaagaaagagagaaataggagaaaaggagaaaaggagggagcagaagaaaaacgccaagacaccgagAAGAGatagaggaacagtgacataattacagcgctgatccctattatatacacagggtagccagtggcGGATTTCGGAAAGTTCGTGCGCCTCAGCCTACCCTTTACACCGTCAACTCCATTTCCATATTTCCTTTGTGGTCAGCAAAACGGACTGAGTGAGAACAAAACAATCGTTAACAACTCCCACTGTGTGTTGCCAATTTGAGCTAGCTTCACGTCCAGTTCTCATTTTactatatttatccacagttgtaaaatataggacggaaatcgcatttgcggcagtctataattgttttctgggagagaggaccccagacccatcttATAcgaaagtctacttggattatctgtcccctgattttttttctgcagacgcccatgtatttccccaaactaaatttcttaCCCATGAGATTTAAAACTTAAGGAATtttaggagcatcattgggtctgggaagtgttatttccggcgatctgggaggtatatttgccaacaaaatcttgcacgctacgcgcgaacccgtggtcgcgctccgcttagatagtatcagagaacagacacgcgtccccatcaTGATTCAAGACTGTTCAACGCCCATGCACCAATatgttaactgtgtctgaattttcgaaaataccCTGACTATCATTCTTAAACATACTTCCCTCCACTcctgcaattttgaccggtctgtaaggggttgaaggaggttttttttatattggttGTTCATAGAGAaaatttgtgcaacattttgggtatgttttaaagtgaatttattacacgagaaatgtgaattttcaaattctaaacaaataaatggcttaaaaacatgaaaaagtggGGCTAACGGGTATTGtaggccgcgacgtagaatgacctacaaaagcaatgacccaCGAGAGATgcgatgaagtcgaacatgatgtgtgactggtgacaaatcttcaaaaaggttatggatggaaaaaaaaactattgggatagtcttggttctcaggcaaaagtgtacatctgtttggtcattttcaagcccgagttgtgccatttccggtgatctgggggtatcaaaaccagaaattttcttgtatgcttcgcgccaaccgatggtggcgctccgcttagatagtaattcgcgccccccccccgggttagaaaatcctggatacgcccctggtcaCGTATGTCACTCTACGAGGGTTACCTCTGAATAGTTACTATGACAGCATTATTCAATCAGAAGACAAGACTAAGTAAAAGGAAATGTCTCCAGAATAGTGATTTTACCAGGTACAATTAATCTAACATGCATTATTTACCAAGCAGAGAGTAATTCAATATCTTAGAGATCACGTTACATGTAGATTCAAGTAGAATCCATTTAGAGACATGCGTTTGAGAAGCATTTGTTCTACATCGGAGTCGTTGGTCCGTCGGTTGGACATCCCAACCAATGCTTTGTAGTCCATAATGGATAGCCAGAGTCAACTCTATCATTAGCATCGTCATAACGCCAGTAGAGTTCGTCCTTGAAGAAGTACGTGCGACCATTGCTCCATTGAAAGGCAGAATCTACAGTACCTTGATTGTACCCATGCCAATGAGTATTAATATCTAAGTTATTAAGACCCGGCGGATATGAAATTTCGTTTGAAATTTCGATGCACTGAAGGAGTTAGCTCACCTTTGAAGAAATATCCCTTGCCATTCCTTCCCCAAACGACGGCCGCGTCAATGTCGTCTGGTAGTCCTGGCCAATGATCTGCAATTCTTAAGGGGTAACCGTTATCTACTGTGGTTCCAGATGTACGCCAGTATTAATTTCCCTGTCAGAGATAAGAAAACTGGTATTTGAAAGTTGAAACTAGAGAGATTTTGAAACCTGTTGTTGAGAATGGTGATGTTTGTgccctttatttgtaatatgaACAGACCACTAACGATGATTTGAAGTGATAATTGACTTGTATAGTATATAACGATAAATGTTTGAGTGAAACCAGTTGCAGATGTTTCCGCCCATGTGGATGTTTAGTTTTAAAACGAATTCACATCAGCTATTGCGAAAGTGCACCATGCCTTACACAATGGTATAAAATCAACGAACATTCCGATAAAAATGCATAAGATTGTTGCCATTCTAAATTTAATTACTATTTAAAACATGAACCGGAAATGCCATTACCTCATATAGTAGACGGTGTCTCTTCTATACTAAGCGGTGTAGATATTAAACGGAAGATTCTCTCGCCCATTTATTAAACTACAGTATATCTTACAGGTTACAACTTACCTTAAAGAAGTAAGTTTTTCTATTAGGCCAGTAAACTGCAGCGTCGAGATTTGTTGGAAGACCGGGAAAGACATCACTTATGGGTTTAGGATACCCAGAGGCAACATCCGTGCCTGCGTCGTTCACCTGAATCACTCTTGCATTCTTGAATGCGTACGTCTTTCCATCAGAGGTTCTTGTTATTGCATCGAATTGTCCAGAAATACAATGACCTGTAAAAACAATGTTGTACATCATGTCTCAGTAATTTCCTAagtgtgtgtatttatgtatgccTATTATCTGTTGCACCATGAACCCTACATGACAGCTGCTATTCATTGACTGGATGTGAACTCAGCATTTTGTTATCTATTAAGTTACATACAATTCGACGCCAGGGAAGACCACGGCATGTTTGGATTGTCCTCAACAACTCTTTTCTCTAACTTGGTAAGGATACTCAAAACCATGCACATTGGGGAAGTACATTAGAATATTATCGGTATTTTGATTTGCGACTAAAACTTTCGTACAAGTTTAAACTCAACGTAACATAACCTAGATGAATTTTTGCAGCTATTTATAAGTTTTTCTACACtgagaaatgtattttttgtttcgAAATTTTCACTAGACAATGTTAATCAGCAGAAAAATGGATACCTGCTTATTTTTCCAAGAAGGTTATATTTTTCCAAGAAGGTTATAGTTTTCATGTTCcataccacaattagagtagtgaaCATCCACCCGAAAGGTTACCGTAACCGTCAAGGAAAGTAAATGGACTGAAGTGACTGTTTGTCATGTTTTCCATCATCATtagtttttaaatgtttgatGTTGGATTAAGACGATGAAATTAATTACTGATGGCGTAAAGTTCAGGAGGATTGAAATTCGTGGATGAACGAGGAAGATTCAGACGCCCAAAACTAACCGATCATCGTGGGTAAATTTGTATTAGACATGATAGTCCTAGCCATCAAcgatcatatggtgggtaggatatgTTAGTTGATAACTTGGAAGGTGGAGAATTGTATTTGAGGATAATGGAGCAATTAAAATGGTGCGACACTTGTACTCACTGTGGAGACAATTGTGAAATATGACTGTTTCAGGACAATGGAGGAAATAATTGTAGTACGTATGTATGATGCACTCACCGTGGAGACACTATTGATAATTTGATTATCCTAGGAAaatggagcaattaattgtggtcaGACGCTATTgataattttaaatgtttaaaggaCAATGGTACGACACATGCACTTTATGATGAATTTGAAACATAAATGAAATTATCATGATAGTGTTCTATATCTCGACGAATTAACATTAGTCAGTGATAAATACTGTGACGATCGAGCACGTAGCCTTCTTCTCATATACATCTTACCAGGCCTTTagacaaaaatatcaaatttgttgGCAGGTGGACTAACATATGAAGGAGGGACACAATGACTGTGTCCTCTAACATGTGAAGGTTATGTACACATTGCGGTGGCACAAATGGGGTAGGGTACAGTAGATTGCTGGTCCTAACCTACTGTGGGCATTAATGAAagatttagtttagtttagctTAGCTTAGcttagaaaaaaaggatca
Proteins encoded in this window:
- the LOC139985098 gene encoding matrix metalloproteinase-19-like, whose translation is MTYALHIMIQRQHRSGALLLVVLLVVPSYTFAGHCISGQFDAITRTSDGKTYAFKNARVIQVNDAGTDVASGYPKPISDVFPGLPTNLDAAVYWPNRKTYFFKGN